One genomic segment of Borrelia coriaceae includes these proteins:
- a CDS encoding ROK family protein, which produces MQGENMVSIRGGNRKKILLSLKNMQYSRTDLARKLSLTNAAMTILTNHMIKENILVEVGSKESGIKKHGRKEILLDINKDFAYSMGVIISSNYFQIGIANLKCEVLISETYSFEPPVSAYEILEKIKDHMIEIIWKHNFSRDKFIGLGFSITGVIKDKESGIVNDSHGAWVEKDVPVKAILEEYFSLTVYLESYVKNLSLAEFMGKNVDNIMFFDYTDTAELSIWAGGNVYAGFNNKSGMVSHMVIDYGGEKNCPTCGNKGCVNMLISNFALQRLISKEFMNGEIPELYDKYESRLKKVTIYDIFALHDKYDFIHKIMEDTVKYLAIVIINIQRVLDFNYLVLYGQSFKLKSFFDLLKKEIKRLNKESIILKLSSLDTEVSVVGPASSVIFNKFYLTGGDID; this is translated from the coding sequence ATGCAGGGTGAGAACATGGTTTCAATTAGAGGTGGTAATAGAAAAAAGATACTCCTTAGCTTAAAGAATATGCAATATTCAAGGACAGATTTAGCTCGTAAATTATCATTGACAAATGCGGCTATGACTATTCTTACTAATCATATGATCAAGGAGAATATTTTAGTTGAAGTTGGTTCAAAGGAATCAGGCATTAAAAAGCATGGGCGAAAAGAAATACTTCTTGATATTAATAAAGATTTTGCATATTCAATGGGAGTAATTATTTCAAGTAATTATTTTCAAATAGGAATTGCAAACCTTAAATGTGAGGTTTTAATAAGTGAGACTTATTCTTTTGAACCACCAGTTAGTGCTTATGAGATTTTGGAAAAAATTAAAGATCATATGATTGAGATTATTTGGAAACATAATTTTTCAAGGGATAAATTTATTGGTTTAGGATTTAGTATTACTGGTGTTATTAAGGATAAGGAATCTGGTATTGTTAATGATAGTCATGGTGCGTGGGTTGAAAAAGATGTTCCTGTGAAGGCTATATTAGAGGAGTATTTTTCACTTACAGTGTATCTTGAGAGTTATGTTAAGAACTTGTCTCTTGCTGAATTCATGGGTAAAAATGTGGATAACATTATGTTTTTCGATTATACAGATACAGCAGAACTTTCTATTTGGGCTGGTGGTAATGTTTATGCTGGATTTAATAATAAATCTGGTATGGTTAGTCATATGGTAATTGATTATGGGGGAGAGAAAAATTGCCCTACATGTGGGAATAAAGGTTGTGTTAATATGTTGATATCTAATTTTGCACTTCAGCGTTTGATTTCAAAGGAATTTATGAATGGAGAGATTCCTGAACTTTATGACAAATATGAGAGTAGACTTAAAAAAGTTACTATATATGATATTTTTGCTCTTCATGATAAGTATGATTTTATACATAAAATAATGGAAGATACAGTAAAATATTTAGCGATAGTTATTATTAATATTCAAAGGGTTCTTGATTTTAATTATTTAGTCCTTTATGGGCAAAGTTTTAAACTTAAGAGTTTTTTTGATCTATTAAAAAAAGAAATAAAAAGATTGAATAAGGAGAGCATAATATTAAAGCTTAGTTCTCTAGATACTGAAGTATCTGTTGTTGGGCCTGCTTCTAGTGTTATATTTAATAAATTTTATTTGACTGGTGGAGATATTGATTAA